One genomic segment of Pseudorasbora parva isolate DD20220531a chromosome 6, ASM2467924v1, whole genome shotgun sequence includes these proteins:
- the zbtb17 gene encoding zinc finger and BTB domain-containing protein 17, whose translation MDFPWHSGKVLGQLNEQRQLGLLCDCTFVVDGVDFKAHKAVLAACSAYFRTLFLDQKDVVHLDISNAAGLEQVLEFMYTAKLTLNPHNIEDVLVVATFLQMQEIVNACSAFQSLTVSSSTKPVVNKEQQRSVRNPEDTSFQAEQESHSVTPNAVPEVKEALSQSKTTETQEAASNMTEKQSTKSLRVVSKISGPSKVRQKKACVLDRNTETEEERATKEIPPYQDDPSDSDYSPKLSQRMAAKRSYVSTRRSKSKYATVHKSTRVDDAEESVSKAESMENVVQEEDGEDEDEGEEEEEEEEQEEEDEEEMDTEDGETSSEGKHSATAAERSESRAYGSVTHKCEDCGKKFTHTGNFKRHMRIHTGEKPFSCRDCNKAFSDPAACKAHEKTHSPLKPYCCSTCGKSYRQISLLNLHRKRHTDEARYSCEDCGKLFTTSGNLKRHQLVHSGEKPYHCDYCERAFSDPTAKMRHLETHDTDKGHKCQHCDKKFNQLGNLKAHLKIHIADGPLKCKECGKQFTTSGNLKRHLRVHSGEKPFICMHCQRAFADPGALQRHVRIHTGEKPCLCLICGKGFTQASSLIAHVRQHTGEKPYVCDRCGKRFVQSSQLANHIRHHDNIRPHKCHTCNKAFVNVGDLSKHIIIHTGEKPFLCDKCGRGFNRVDNLRSHVKTVHQGKAGMKRLVVAEEDDEEEKLLSDSAPGSELDSNEVNIVTVTTDDIVTLATEALAGSAVAQLTVLPVATSVSADETEALKAEITKAVEKVQEEDPNTQILYACDSCGEKFLDASSLAQHVRIHTAQALVMFQADSDFYQQYAGDGTWQTTEQVIQGGELLFRTREEESEEGEGALAQPESQSEGAEEETSSQAMTEEESEKV comes from the exons ATGGACTTTCCTTGGCATAGTGGGAAAGTCCTAGGGCAACTTAATGAACAACGTCAGTTGGGTCTTCTTTGTGACTGCACTTTTGTGGTGGATGGAGTAGACTTCAAGGCCCACAAGGCTGTGCTGGCAGCATGTAGTGCTTACTTCCGCACACTCTTTTTGGACCAGAAAGATGTTGTTCATCTTGATATCAGCAATGCAGCAG GTCTTGAGCAGGTCCTTGAGTTTATGTACACCGCAAAGCTGACTTTGAACCCTCACAACATAGAAGACGTTCTTGTTGTAGCTACTTTCCTTCAAATGCAAGAAATTGTCAATGCTTGTTCAGCTTTTCAGTCTTTAACTGTCTCTTCATCAACCAAGCCTG TAGTTAATAAGGAACAGCAGAGATCTGTAAGGAATCCAGAAGATACAAGTTTCCAGGCGGAGCAGGAGAGTCATTCAGTGACTCCGAATGCAGTTCCTGAAGTAAAGGAAGCTCTCTCGCAGTCTAAAACAACAGAAACCCAGGAGGCTGCGAGTAACATGACTGAGAAACAAAGCACAAAGTCTCTGAGAGTTGTCAGCAAAATTAGTGGGCCATCCAAAGTGAGGCAAAAAAAAGCCTGTGTTTTGGATCGCAATACAGAAACAGAGGAAGAGAGAGCCACAAAAGAAATTCCACCATACCAAGATGACCCTTCTGACTCAGACTACTCTCCTA AACTCTCACAGAGGATGGCGGCTAAACGGTCATATGTTAGCACAAGAAGAAGCAAGTCGAAATATGCAACAGTTCACAAGTCTACACGAG TTGATGATGCAGAGGAAAGTGTGTCAAAAGCTGAAAGCATGGAGAATGTGGTACAAGAAGAGGATGGAGAGGATGAAGATGAaggagaagaggaggaggaggaggaagagcagGAAGAAGAAGATGAAGAGGAGATGGACACAGAGGATGGGGAAACGAGTTCAGAGGGGAAGCATTCTGCGACCGCAGCTGAGCGCAGTGAGTCCAGAGCATACGGCTCCGTCACACACAAGTGTGAG GACTGTGGGAAAAAGTTTACACACACAGGCAACTTTAAACGTCACATGCGCATTCACACTGGTGAGAAGCCATTTAGTTGCAGAGACTGTAACAAAGCCTTCTCAGATCCAGCTGCCTGCAAAGCACATGAGAAAACACACAG tccTCTAAAGCCATACTGCTGTTCCACATGTGGAAAGAGTTATCGGCAAATCAGTTTGCTGAACCTACACAGGAAGCGTCACACGGATGAGGCACGGTATAGCTGTGAGGACTGTGGGAAGCTCTTCACCACTTCTGGAAACCTGAAACGACATCAGTTGGTGCACAGTGGAGAAAAACCCTACCACTGTGACTACTGCGAACGGGCCTTTTCTGACCCCACTGCCAAGATGCGACATCTAGAGACCCACGACACTGACAAAGGTCACAAATGTCAACACTGTGACAAGAAATTTAACCAG TTGGGGAACCTAAAAGCACACCTAAAGATCCACATTGCAGATGGGCCACTTAAGTGTAAGGAGTGTGGGAAACAGTTTACCACCTCAG GCAATCTGAAGAGACACCTACGTGTGCACAGTGGTGAAAAGCCGTTCATCTGTATGCACTGCCAGCGAGCCTTTGCCGACCCTGGGGCCTTGCAGAGACATGTGCGCATCCACACAG GGGAAAAGCCCTGTCTGTGTCTGATTTGTGGAAAAGGCTTCACACAGGCCAGTTCACTCATTGCTCATGTTCGCCAACACACTGGGGAGAAACCGTATGTGTGTGACCGCTGTGGAAAAAG GTTTGTCCAGTCCAGCCAGCTGGCCAATCACATCCGTCATCATGACAATATCCGACCACACAAGTGCCACACTTGTAACAAAGCGTTTGTCAATGTGGGAGATCTCTCAAAGCATATCATCATACACACAG GGGAGAAGCCTTTCCTGTGCGATAAATGTGGCAGAGGATTCAACCGTGTTGACAATTTGCGTTCCCATGTGAAGACGGTGCACCAGGGGAAGGCGGGCATGAAGAGactggtggtggctgaggaggaTGACGAGGAGGAGAAGCTGTTGTCTGACTCTGCCCCGGGCTCAGAGCTTGACAGTAATGAAGTCAACATCGTCACGGTTACTACAGACGACATTGTGACTTTGGCCACCGAGGCTCTGGCTGGCAGTGCCGTAGCACAGCTCACAG TGTTGCCAGTGGCAACATCTGTATCCGCAGACGAAACTGAGGCATTAAAAGCAGAGATCACCAAAGCAGTGGAGAAAGTCCAAGAAGAAG ATCCCAACACCCAGATCTTGTATGCATGTGACTCGTGTGGTGAGAAGTTCCTGGATGCCAGCTCTCTCGCCCAGCATGTGCGCATTCACACCGCCCAGGCCCTGGTCATGTTTCAGGCAGACTCTGACTTTTATCAGCAATACGCAGGAGACGGCACATGGCAAACCACCGAGCAGGTCATCCAGGGAGGGGAGCTCTTGTTCCGGACTCGGGAAGAGGAGAGCGAGGAAGGAGAAGGAGCTCTAGCCCAGCCAGAATCTCAAAGTGAGGGGGCAGAGGAGGAGACTAGTTCACAGGCAATGACAGAGGAGGAGTCTGAAAAGGTTTAG
- the hspb7 gene encoding heat shock protein beta-7, whose product MSATNSSAYRSERSYHQKSSSSSSTTSTNPYMEKSRGLFTEDFGSFMCPNDALGFPSKTGTVGNIKTLGDTYQFTVDVRDFSPEDVIVTTSNNQIEVHAEKLATDGTVLNTFTHKCQLPEDVDPTSVKSCLGADGTLTIKAQRNTAKLEHAQTFRTEIKI is encoded by the exons ATGAGTGCGACCAACTCCTCTGCCTACCGATCGGAGCGCAGTTACCATCAGAAatcctcctcatcttcatccACAACCTCAACAAACCCATACATGGAGAAGAGCCGGGGACTCTTTACTGAGGACTTTGGATCTTTCATGTGTCCAAACGATGCTTTGGGATTTCCAA GCAAAACAGGGACAGTTGGGAACATCAAGACTCTGGGAGACACATACCAATTCACAGTGGATGTCCGAGACTTCTCTCCTGAGGATGTGATAGTCACCACCTCAAACAATCAGATTGAAGTTCATGCTGAAAAG CTTGCTACTGATGGGACAGTGTTGAACACTTTTACCCATAAATGCCAACTACCAGAGGACGTGGACCCCACCTCGGTCAAGTCATGTTTAGGGGCTGATGGGACTCTCACTATAAAAGCACAGAGAAACACTGCAAAACTAGAGCATGCACAGACGTTCCGCACAGAGATCAAAATTTAG